CGCAGACGCTGGGCATCAAGGTGCCGCGCGCCTGGGCCGTGAGCGTCAACGCCGTCATCAGTCTGGTGTTCGGCTTCCTGCTGATGGTGGTGGCGAAGAGCTTCTTCGGTTCGTTCATCTCCTTCCTGACGCTGCTGGCCGTGGCCTTCTCCGCGTGGATCGGCGTCTTCGGCGTGGACATGCTGCGGCGGGGGAGCTATGACGGCCCCGCGCTGCTGGACACGACGCCGAGCAGTGCCTACTGGTACCGGGGCGGTTTCGCCTGGCAGGCCATGACGGCCTGGGGCGCGGCGCTGGTCGTGGGCCTGTTGTTCACCAAGGTGGACTGGTTCGCCGGACCGCTGTCCGACAGCTGGGCCGGGCGCAACGGACTCGGCTGGGTGGCTGGCATCCTCACCTCCGGCGCGCTGTACGCCGTACTGCCGCGGACCGCGCCGGCGGCGGGGGGCGAGGCGCAGGAGCCGGCGCTCGCCGGATCCCTGTCCAACTGACGCCACGTCAGCTAACGTCCCCCTTCGCCCGCGCATCCCACCGGCGAAGGGGGACTCCGCCATGCCCGTCACCGTGGCCCGGTTCAATCTGGTCGACCCGAACGGCACTCCCGAGAGCCTGCGCGCCCGCTACCGGGCCGCGCTGGAGATGGCCCGGTACGCGGACGACCGCGGGGTCGACACCATCCAGACCGAGGAGCACCACGGCACCGGCAACAACTGGCTGCCCTCGCCCTTCGCCTTCGCCGGCGCCCTGTTCGGGGCCACGCGCCGGATCGCCGTCACCGTCTCGGCGATCATCGGACCGCTCCACGACCCGTTGAAGGTGGCGGAGGACATCGCCGTCCTCGACCTGCTGGGCGGCGGCCGGCTGGTGACCGTCGCGGGCATCGGCTACCGCCCGCAGGAGTACGAGCAGCACGGGGTGGAGTGGGGCCGGCGCGGCAAGCTCCAGGACGAGCTGCTGGAGACGCTGCTCAAAGCGTGGACCGGCGAGCCCTTCACCTTCCGCGGCCGCACGGTACGGGTCACCCCGCGGCCGTTCACGCAGCCGCACCCGCTGCTGCTGGTCGGCGGCAGCTCCGAAGCGGCGGCCCGGCGCGCGGCCCGGCTGGGACTGCCGTTCTTCCCGAGCGCCCACCTCCCGGAGCTGGAGGCGTACTACCGGTCGAAGCTCGCGGAGTACGGCACGGAGGGCTTCTGCATGATGCCCGCCGCCGAGACCCCGCTGCTGCACGTCGCCGAGGACCCGGACCGCGTCTGGGCCGAGCACGGCGAGTGCTTCCTGCACGAGGCGGCCACGTACGCGTCCTGGCAGTCCAAGGACATCCGCAGCGCGGTGCGCTCGGCGGCGCGGTCGGTGGCGGAGCTGCGCGCGGAGGGCGTGTACCGGGTCCTGACCCCGGAGCAGGCGCTGGCGTACGCCCGTAGCGCGGGCGAGGCGGGGAACCTGGTGCTGCACCCGCTGTGCGGTGGGATGCCCGTCGACGAGGGCTGGCGCAGCCTGCAGCTGCTGTGCGAACAGGTACTGCCCCGGCTCAAGGGCTGAGCGGGGCAGTACCTGTCGAAGAGGAGAGGGGTGGTGGCGGGGAGGATTACCCCATCTCCTCCAACGCCTTGCCCTTGGTCTCCGGCACCCACTTGAGGATGAACGGGATCGAGAGCGCGGCGAAGACCGCGTAGATGACGTACGCCCCGGACAGGCTCCAGTCGGCCAGCGAGGGGAACGTGACGGTGATGAGCCAGTTGGCGATCCACTGGGCGGAGGCGGCGACACCGAGCGCGGCGGCGCGGATGCGGTTGGGGAACATCTCGCCGAGCAGCACCCAGACCACCACGCCCCAGGACAGGGCGAAGAAGAGGACGAACGAGTGCGCGGCGACCAGCGCCACCGTGCCCTGGGTGTCGGGCAGGGTGATGTTGTCCCCGGTGCCCTCCTTGAAGGAGAACGCCCACGCGGCGGTACCGAGGGAGATCGCCATGCCCACGGAGCCGATCAGGGCGAGCGGCTTGCGGCCGAGCCGGTCCACGAAGATCATCGCGATCACCGTGCCGACGATGTTGATCATCGAGGTGGTGAACGAGTAGAGGAACGAGCTGCTCGGGTCGATACCGACGGACTGCCACAGCGCGGAGCTGTAGTAGAAGATCACGTTGATGCCGACGAGCTGCTGGAAGACGGAGAGGCCGATACCGATCCAGACGATGGGCAGGAAGCCGAAGCGGCCGCCGAGCAGGTCCCGGAAGGTGGACTTGTGCTCGGAGCGCATCGCGTGCTCGAT
This Streptomyces sp. NBC_00539 DNA region includes the following protein-coding sequences:
- a CDS encoding LLM class flavin-dependent oxidoreductase — translated: MPVTVARFNLVDPNGTPESLRARYRAALEMARYADDRGVDTIQTEEHHGTGNNWLPSPFAFAGALFGATRRIAVTVSAIIGPLHDPLKVAEDIAVLDLLGGGRLVTVAGIGYRPQEYEQHGVEWGRRGKLQDELLETLLKAWTGEPFTFRGRTVRVTPRPFTQPHPLLLVGGSSEAAARRAARLGLPFFPSAHLPELEAYYRSKLAEYGTEGFCMMPAAETPLLHVAEDPDRVWAEHGECFLHEAATYASWQSKDIRSAVRSAARSVAELRAEGVYRVLTPEQALAYARSAGEAGNLVLHPLCGGMPVDEGWRSLQLLCEQVLPRLKG